ACAGACATGAGTCCTGCTATGAATCATGGAAAGTTGGCTTCAGGAAAAAGCTAGTATTTGTGCTTTTGGCAAGACGTTTTCAATCAAATGGTCAAAATCCCACAATGAAAACCTCAGACTGGAATGTAATTGAGAGTTCTCAGATAGGGATTCCAATAAGAAACATGTAAAAAGATTTATGCAAAATCCCTAAAGCAGAGAGACAGTTTTCATTCCAGCTTGTGAAACACGATTACACGAACAACAACAATATCCTTTGAGTCAGTTTTAtagtttgatttgttttctgGACACAAAGATGGTTAATGAAGTACCTATGTGAGCGTCCTGAAGCACTGTGTTgtccatattttcacacacccacTCTTTACAGCATTTTCCTGGTTGTTGAACCTTTCGAGGATGAGGGCAGTCTGGGGTGGGCAGGAGAACATCCTCACTACACCGGGGCACACAGGTCACCCCTCCACCAGAACAACGACACTGAAGAGCACAAGAGGGCTGAAATACCTGGCCTTCCTGATAGGAGACTCCATTATGCTCACAGCCCAGCTCCTTCTCACCTAAAAACAAAGGTTCAGAAGATTACACTTATGACACTATATGAACTGCAGAAGGTTTAAAAGTTCTGGTGTTTTTATTAAAGCTTGGCTTTGTATTTTATGTTCcctcactttaaaaaaaagtttttgtaaaacttaaaattaatggATTTTTTGTAATGAGttgaattcatttattttatcattttaagtgAATATCAACTTAAAACTGTTGGTTTTCATGTTTCATGTCAAAATCTGCTATAATTGtatcaataatttatttagatgAAATAAATCTTTATAAAGGTTTTATGAAAGTTGTTTCCTAgcaatgttaaaattattaatcaaattctcaaataataacattataaatcaaaTTCCCAACATAGCTGctcaaatgataaatcaaaagctcaaatgcaatttaattacCTCATTTGAAATagcataaattataaaaaataaaacaatattttatatattatattattatatatatataatatataatttgtgtttgaaatttcatttttaattgtcaGTTCAGTACAAccctgttaaaattaaaataataaaattctcgaataaaataataaattaaaatataaaagctcaaatgcaatttaatttcctcaaataaaacaaatacaatttatatgatattttacattattatattaaatataatttgtaaggAAATTAAATCGCATTTGAGATTTTGATTTATCatattgaagatattttgaaaatgtatattgtaatatatatatgtgtgtgtgtgtgtgtgtgtgtgtgtatatatttttatataaatgcttaAAGAAAAActtcagatggatttagaggcttttgcatctgaactcttcatattttcATTATCAGTCCTGTACAACtctgtaaaaactaaaaaaaaaaaaaaacataaatcaaattataaaataattaattattttaataataatttaataattaattaatagctactcaaataataaaacaaaagctcAAATGCAATGTTATTTcctcaaataaaacaattacaatttaagatatttattatttatatataattatttatatattgttgcattatatataatttgtgaGGAAATGTAATtgcttttgattttgatttatcatttgagaagctattttgaaataatatttaaaatattttttacatatttttttgaattttgaatatgtttttataatcaATCCAGTATAGCCCTgtcaaaatgataaatcaaattctcaaattataaaataataaatgacatttttaaaatagctgctcaaataatatatcaaaagctcaaatgcaatttaatttcttcaaattaaacaattacaatttatatgatattttataatattatattacatagaATTTGTAAGGaaataaaattgcttttgagattttgatttttcatttgagaagctattttgaaattatattttgaatatatttttgaatatactttttatttcgGAATATTTTCATTATCAGTCAACTCTTGTTGCATTATAtggaaattaaattatataaattatgaaattatatttttttttgaatacgTTTTCATAATCAATCCAGTAAAGCCctgtcaaaaatataaattaaattgtcaaattataaaagaataaattaaattaaatatagctgctcaaataataaaccaaaagcacaaatgcaatttaatttcctcaaataaaacaattacaatttatatatttgatattattatacTGCATAAAATTTGTAaggtatatatacatatatatatatatatatatatatatatttttttttttttttccattatcaGTCCAGTACAACTCTgtcaacattaaaataataaatcaaataataattatattctCAAAGTCTTCAATTAAATGATAAACCAATAGCTCAAATGCTTAAATTAATTTcctcaaataaaacaattacaatttatattatattttacattattatatcatatataactCGCAAGGAAATTAAATTGCAATTGAGCTTTTATCATTCGAGCAgctattttgaaattatattttgaatacactttttattctttattatttattactcatTATCAATCAAGTACAACcctgtcaaaaattaaaatgatgaatcaaattctcaaataataaaataatgaaattctcacagtttaaattataaatcaaaAACTCCAATGCAATTTTTATTTCCTCATCTGAGGTACTGTAGCataaactacaaaaacaaataacatttctaatatattatattattatatatcattttgttCAGTATGCCGTACAAACCTGGCATAAATACAACTATAATGTGATACTGTGATACACAAATGACAAATTAAATGTGCAATATGGCATCCCAAATTATGATTTAAGTAAGTTCAAATGCCAGCCATGTGAGTCATGTCAGTCAAGAGCTATGGGCGGAGCTTGTGGTTATAACAGTGTTTTTCAGTGGTAATGCTCTGTAATTGGTGGTTGAAACTTACTGATACACTCTCCTGGCTCTCCAGGGAAGCTGGCACTGTAGTCACACTGCAGGCTGCGCTGACTGTCACACGGTAACAGCTCACTGCAGGCCTCACCCTGCTGCCGGGCACACACCTGACAGCACTGGCACCCATCGAGAATAAGAGGAACGCCTTCTGGGCAAGCTGGTACAGAGCTTTGGCACTGACAAGGACTGCCACACTGCTGACAGCACACCTAAgacagcaaacaaaacaaagtgtTATGTAATGCATGCAACAGAGCATCAGAGTTTGAGTAAAATCTGCACATCTgcttaataatacaatatttacaatgCATGAAAACAATGCAGCTTTAATAATCAAACATGactttaatataatgtatttctttcaagtttccCATTTGTCATAAATGACTCTAATATTAGCACTGCTGGTTTTTAAAACATGCAGCTTTGGTTGAAATTGGTAATATGCAAATGGAAAAgcaaaaggaaaaatattttccCTCATGTGAATCACTTACGGCAAGTATTCCCAGGCTCTGAAAGCATAAACATGCTTTCAATTATAAGCTAATGTTAGAGCCAACAAGCTTATGATGAAAATCTTCCATTTGTACAGActctttaattaaacattagTTCTCCATTACATTCAGTTTATACTGGAAAAACCCTGTTTAATAATGGGTTCTCTTAAACAACAAAACTTCccacaaaaacaactaaaacaaactCTCCCTCTAAACTCTGAGCATGACAATTTACAAAAGTACTCAGATCAAATCTAACAGCTGTTGCACATACAAACGTCAGAAACATTTCTACTGGCAAAATGCATGCATGCTCGAAATAAAGTGCGTGATTCTCACCTGTGAGCccaggtaaaacagcaatgccCACGCCATCAGGTTTCTTCTGTCTCTCTGTAGTTTGTCCATCATGTTCTGGTATGTCCTCCACCACAATGAGATTTTCTACTTGTGTTACTGTTTTCTCACTGCCTGGCTCTGTGCACATGCACTTTTATAAAGTCCTCGCTCTGATGTCATAGCCTGACTGCAGGGTAAACAGTGGCTGGACGTGgatcagaaatgtttcaaatTCCACATCTCCGTTGCCCATTTCCACAACCAGGAATTATTTTCTCCCTCTGCTCGTCTGCTCTGGCGTGCAGAGGTGAAACATTGACTTTTGGAAGAGAAGACGGCTTATTAAGGCTTGCTCCTGACCACATCcaagtttttgttttacttcTAAAGTCTAATAGCTGTTGTTTattgaattaatacattaaatatatttgaataaaaagatcGAGTATGGTATTGCACAATAGTTcggtaaaaaatgatattatgtAACTTTCATACACAGCTGACCCTTTGCAgggagtttgactgacaggcgatccgaccaatcataatgcagaatctgcaatttttgtctgacaaacaaaccagagtACCGCAGAGTAGATTATAGTAGaataatgtgaaataatgtGGAATAATGTGATCAGAGGTCActttatcagtgacggaaaaatctgaaggtgGTCcatcactttgacagattacactaagGGTGCTCTATTGTacttcccacccctgtccagttggtgacgagtgcgctccagtgtagcagcagagcactggatctagaacaaaaatgaaactgtaatGAATCTTTTGCTATGCGTTACACACAGACGAGTacccagaagctacaacgatctatcacgccacattaaagagcgccaaaacagtatttattgcttgaatttccaaatgaaatggacagaatttgaaatctgagacattgtatcatatcaaaagtaacacaaatcGTAGCCTactgcgatttattggatgggaggcgcGCTATGTACTGTTCCATTCCATCAACTGAAAACATCATAGCGTTAGACCAAAAAATCGATTGGGATTTACGAATtgatattggttcataaaaaggaaaatatattaaaatcgctGTCACTGTGTggtgtggtgttgaacatgaaaGGTTACACCGTTTCgtctgttcatctgttctcctcaaaataaatgcataagcctaTATCATCCTGTAGGTCcgcaattaaaaatgaaaatgtgaacaaaaataaaagcaattaagtgtattattataattaaaatatgaaaaaaagagggttaataatagattatgatggaatttttatgaccctgtctgtcaaaatgacggacaatgttaaagggttactccaccccaaaatgaaaattttgtcattaatcacaacctccatgtcgttccaaacccgtaaaagctttgtttgtcttggaacacaatttaagatattttggatgaaaaccgggaggcttaagactgtcccattgactgccaggtaaataccactgtcaagaacCAGAAAATTATACGAACAAacatacgggtttggaacgacatgggggtaagtgattaatgacaaaattttcattttggggtggagcaACCCTTTAAAGTCTAACGCAACCTCTGGTATTGATTGTCCTTCTTCGGTTTAAACAAAATGCCTTCTaatattcattcatgtttatttcacgCCAAAACTAGTCAAGAGGAAGAGTTGATCAGTTCATGGGCTATTTgaataaatctgaatttaattttaaagtgttttccAAATGCATCGGTAGTTTTGTTCAAATTGGCTGAGTAAACAATTCATTGACTCAAAGACAGCTGGGCTGGCCTGAAatttgtagggccctatgatttccacaatgcggtaatcacagaatccagttataaaaacataatttactttATAACTAGCAATGTCACTAGATTTGTCAAActctgaatgaattaatcaaaagtaggtcgtTATACTTAAactcaaaaattattcagaaaaCACTGGCATTTCTGCCCgtctctgtatgaatgaatgggcAGACgggcggttttgtttactacacacatactgaagcgtgCGTGATGCTCGTGGTGATTTCAGTGTCTGTCGTCTCattaaatgaggacataaatgcTGTACGTAAAcctctccagaactgctctagAGAGTTACATCATGAACactttaccatttcttttgagagaaactatcatcatatcatatacatacagaaatgtaaaggtattcacagcaccctgtcaaaataaaaattcagtttaacttaaagatgtaggcctggtttcacagacagagcttagactaagccaggattaggccatagttcaattaggacatttaagtaatttttataaacatgccttagaaaaaaacattactggtgtccatcttgagacaaaacaaaggcactaaTATATTCttagatcagtcagtgcaagtttctttcagctgaaacagctcGGACTTACAtgttagtctgggactaggcttaagctgGGGAATTGTGTCAGAAATATATTGCTATTGTTCAGCAGAATGTAcatactattactactactactactaaaattattaaaacttatttttaaggaataatcacaTAACACAAgaagtttgtttaattttcagtaattaaaagattaattaaattaaggtGTCATGCTCTTATTTGATAACTAGAAAATTCTTCTGAGgggaataaaacatttcaaaaggctattttaaaaatcaattttaataaatgaagttgtttttatgcattcaaataagtagacatgctaaaacaaagaatgtggtaacaataaaacatatggtggggaaaaaataaaaaattgaatagGGGATCTAAACATGTcatgtttgttttacttttaataaattgatgtgaaattgtataagtttcatgattttaattaaatagacatgcgttttgattaataatatttaatttggcCATTAAAAAGAAGTAAAGAGAATGAAAACGGAAAAAATGgaatctaaattaaaattaaaacaacaacaacaacaacaacaaaaaaatgaatttggcaaagaaaaaatgaaattctggaaaaaataaagcGGATTTCATAGGGCGCTAGGTAGGCTACTTCTTTAAAGTAAAAGTGCCAATCATATCATGCACACTTGAGAATATCTCCTTAAGTAGTAAGTCATTCAGGTGCTTTTCTGCTACTGTTctatttgatataatattcttttcacatacttttttgAGTATAGTATGAAAGTATGTGATTTCAGATGCAGTTTTGTTcctaaatgatttaaatgaacTGGTTGAGGAAattattcaatgactcattcttAGAGCTCTCTTTATTTAGTAGTGTAATGATGCAATTAGCAGAGAAAGTCATTGAAAAATCCCCATTACTAATACACACTGACAGTTTGTCTGGAAAGttatacaaacagtgaaa
Above is a window of Labeo rohita strain BAU-BD-2019 chromosome 23, IGBB_LRoh.1.0, whole genome shotgun sequence DNA encoding:
- the ccn5 gene encoding WNT1-inducible-signaling pathway protein 2 is translated as MMDKLQRDRRNLMAWALLFYLGSQVCCQQCGSPCQCQSSVPACPEGVPLILDGCQCCQVCARQQGEACSELLPCDSQRSLQCDYSASFPGEPGECISEKELGCEHNGVSYQEGQVFQPSCALQCRCSGGGVTCVPRCSEDVLLPTPDCPHPRKVQQPGKCCKEWVCENMDNTVLQDAHIASGSDQTMAADSPHQTRPGLNCIDQSTEWSACSRTCGPGISTRVSNQNPACRLEMQMRLCMIRPCQPIFQRNPRWSRRKCQPSYRSATPVRLFHQGCYSTRFYRPRYCGSCTDNRCCTPYHTGTAVVTFHCPGGRLLKHAVMTINSCICHYNCPYSSGQAYRGTPFWG